The genomic region TCCGGCGAACCGTTTCCATCGAGCAGTTCTTCGCACCGGGATGCACATTGAAGACCACGCTGTTGCCTGCGGCCAGCATCCCGATGCTGTTGCAGATGATCGTGCTCGTGGGATTGGTGGTCGGCGTAATTGAGCCAATCACTCCATAGGGAGCATACTCGAAAAGAGTCAGCCCCCGGTCGCCGGTCTTCGCTCCCGCAACAAGCACTTCCGTGCCGGGAGTCTTGCGGGTGACCAGGAGGTTCTTTTGAACCTTGTCCTCCAGGCGACCGAGTCCCGTCTCTTCATGGGCCAGGCGAGCCAGATCCTCGGAGGAAGACTCCATGGCCGCGCGAATGGCCACGATCATCTTCTCGCGCAAACCCAGACTGGCATCTGCAAGGTGGCGATAGGCTGTCGTGGCCGCAGCTACTGCGGAGTCCACATCCGGGAAGATACCTTCGCCAAACTGCGGCGCGATGTCCCCGCCTGTCTCCGCAACATTGCCGGAGACTTCCCCGCGAAGACGCGCAGCCAGCCTCCCGGCAATGGCATCCACCTGCCGGTCGCTCAGTCCTTCCATGCGAGCCTCCTAGCCCTCTGCGCCCTTCTTGTAGACATCCTCGCCGCCGATTTCCCAGCTGTCGACGATGGCCATGATGACCGCATCACAGGGACGATTCTCGGTCATTCGGGTCTGCCTCGCGGAGGAACCGGTGGCATAGAGAACTTTTTCTCCCTGACCGGCTCCCACAGCATCGGCTGCAACCACCGTGGCTCCCGTCTCCTTGCCGTCCGGACCCAATGCGCCCAGAAGAAGGAACTTCAGTCCTTCCAGGCTGGACTCTTTCTGCGTGGTGACCACCGTGCCGAGTACTTTTGCCAGATTCATACTACTTCTTGGCAGGCTCGGCCTGGCGTCCCAGAGGGATTACCAGATCCACATTGGTGTGCGGACGCGGGATGATATGAACGGCGACAATCTCGCCCACGCGAGCAGCAGCGGTCTGACCCGCATCGCAGGCAGCCTTGACGGCGGCCACATCGCCCCTGATAACGGCCGTCGTGTAGCCGCCACCGGTCTTCTCATAGCTGACCAGTTCCACTCTGGCCGCCTTCACCATGGCATCGGCCGCTTCCACCATCGCAGGGAAGCTCCGACATTCCAACATACCCAGTGCTTCAGCCATTCTCTTTCCTCCTTGATAGAAACTACTTGCTCTTCTTCCTGACGCGGCCCTCCAGGGCCTCAATTGCCGCCAATGCGGCCGGAGCCGCAACAGCGATATCCTTCTCTTCTCCCCCGAGATAGAGCCTCCCGAAACTGCCGAAGGTTCTCACTTCGAGGACATTGATCTCGGCGGCCTTTTCCGCTTCGTTGGCCGCCAGCGCTGCATAGGCCGCCGGCTCACACTCCAGAATGAACAGGGTCTGCCCGGCGAGGATCATGTTGCCGTGGCGCATGCGATTGATCAGCATGGTCTGGTGGTCGTCGATGTTGCGGACGACCTGATTGGAAAGCACCTTCGGCTTCATGCGGTCGTTTTCATCCAGCCCCAGTCCTTCCAGAATCGCCGATCCTGCCTGACGAACATCGGCCTGGCTGTCTGAATGAATCTCCAGCATTCCGTAGAGCCTTTCGACAATCTGCATGCCCGGAGTGACCCGGGTGCTCTTGAGCGCGAGATCCGTCACCCGGTTGATTTCGATTCCCGGTGAGATTTCCACGAAGAGACTGGCCTGTCCCGTGCGCGGCAGAAAGCCCTGAGCCACCGTGGCCAGAAAGCTGGCAAACTGGGGCTGGAGGCTGTCGAGAAAACAATAGGCTCTCAGATCAGGCATGCGATCTCCTCATCTCTGTAAGGGAATCCATCGCTTCTTCCACGATGGCCACCGATGCGCTTGCGCCGATGCGGCTTGCGCCCGCCTCGACCATCCGTTTCGCATCGGAGTAGGAGCGGATGCCCCCGGAGGCCTTGACCTCCATGCCGGCCCCGCTCACCAGGCTGCTCATCAGGGCAACATCCTCACTCGTCGCCCCTCCGGGACCGAAGCCCGTGCTGGTCTTTACGAAGTGCGCCCGGGCCTTGCGCGAGAGCAGGCAGGCCGTCCGAATTTCATCCTTGGATAATAGTGCGGTCTCAAGGATCACCTTGCAGACGGCACTTCCATCGCGACAGGCCTCGACCACGGCGCGGATGTCCCGAAGCACGAGAGCTTCGTCGCCGCTTTTCAATGCCCCGATATTGAGGACCATGTCGATTTCCTTTGCCCCGTCCCGAATTGCGCGCCGCGCCTCCAGGGCCTTGATCTCTGGTGTGGAAGCTCCCAGGGGGAACCCGACCACGGAACAGGGAATTACCGTGCTTCTCTCCAACTGCGAGCGAACCAGGGAAATCCAGGCGGGATTTACGCAGACGGAACGAAACTTGTGCTCCAGGGCTTCCTCGCAGAGCGCCCGGATTTCCTCTTCCCTTGCATCCGAACGAAGCAGGGTGTGGTCGATCATGTTCGCGAGATCTTCCGGGATCCTGCCGGTCTTCTCCAGCCCAGCGCTCAGACTTCCCACGCCCATCTCCCGAAAGGCGCGAGCCCCCTCCGGATTGGAGGCCACACAGGGGGGAGAATCACAGACGGAAAGTCCGGGGGCAAGAAGCTGCTGCAGGCGATCCACGATGCGCTCCAGATCCGACTCCGAGAGAGAATCGCTGCCGGCCAACACCGGGGAATCGCTATCCCCGGCGCGGCCGGTGGGTGCACTTGCCGCACACCATCTCTCACCCTCAATCATGGAGACGCGCCTTTGATGACGCTCCTCCTTGCAATCCGTTGCCAGCCAGAGATCCAGAATCTGCCGCGCCAGACTTTCCCCGATCAGCCCGGCTCCAAGGCAGAGGCAATTCGCATCATTGTGTTCTCGGGAGTTGCGTGCGCTCGAAAGGTCATAGACCGTCGCCGCCCGCACACCGACTGTCTTGTTGGCCACCATGGCAGAACCGATTCCGGCTCCGTCGACCACCACTCCCCGCTCCACTTCGCCGGAGGCCAGACTTTCGGCAACGGCCCGGGCAAAAACGGGATAGTCCACCGCTTCCGAAGAAGAAGTCGTGCCGTGATCCGTGACTTCGTGACCCGCTTCCCGAAGGTGGGCCTTCAGGGCCTCCTTCAGGGCGAATCCTCCGTGATCTGCCGCAATCGCTATCTTCATGGCTCTCCTCAGGACCAGACCTGGGAATCATCCTTGCGTGCTCCGCCCAGAACCGGCAGGGTCACGCCTTCTCCCATCGCCAGCAGGGACTGTAACTTTCGAACATGAAGCTTCAGGGTCTCTCCCCCACGCTCGGTCAGGGAAAAACGGGTATGACTTCTTCGCCCCCGCATCTCCTTGCGAATCTCCAGATAGCCGGCCTTCTCCAGCTTCCGGGTCTGCACATGCAGGTTCCCGTCGGCAAGGCCCGTCTCCCTCTTGAGGGAGGTAAAGCTCCGGGGTTCCCCGCGGATCAGGGCCGATAGAATGGCCAGCCGTGCGGGCGAGGTAATGATTTCGTCGAATTCCATGACATTCATATCCGAAGCAGACCGTCCCTTTTACTTCACTTTCGGAAGTCTTCAGGAGGTATCGGAAGATGTCAAGGATTACTTGAGGGTTTTTCTTTGGTTACTTCACAATGTGAAGCCCTAGAGCCGCCGACGCCCGGGTCGACGGGGACGCCGGGGAGCGGGAATGCTTCTTGTGAAGGGGTTGGGCCCCGTGTAGGGGAAGTCCTCGAAACGGCGAACCTCGATCTCTTCGCCCAGCACTTCCTCGATGGCCCGGACCTTTCCGGCATCCTGATGGGTCACCAGGGTAAAGGCATCGCCGGTACTCGCCGCCCGGCCGGTTCTCCCGATCCGGTGCGTGTAGTCATCGACCGTCGGCGGGAAATCGAAGTTGATCACATGGGAAACCCGGCTGATGTCCAGTCCACGGGCGGCAATATCCGTGGCCACGAGAATCTGGAATTCCCCCTCCCGGAATCCGTCGAGAACCCGTTGCCGCTTCTTCTGGGGCAGGTCTCCCTGCAAACTCTTCACGGAAAAATCGGCTCTCTGCAGCTCTTTCCCCAAAAACTCACAGCCGGAACGGGTTTTTGCAAAGATCAGCACGGACTCGGCATCGGTCTGGCGAAGGAGCTTCATCAGAAGTTCGCTCTTCTGATGTTCCCCCACGGGATAGAGCGCATGGGACACGGTGTTCGTGGGTCGGGAATGAGCAATTTCCACCGAAACGGGGTCATTGAGGATTTCCTCGGCCAGGCCCCGGATCCCCGGAGGCATGGTCGCTGAGAAGAGGAGATTCTGCCTTTCCCGGGGCAGTTTCGAGAGAATCTTGCGAATATCGGGCAAAAAGCCCATGTCGAACATCTGGTCGGCTTCGTCGAGGACCAATACTTCAAGACTTGAAGTATCCAGATTCCTTTTCTGAATGTGATCAAGAAGGCGGCCCGGCGTGGCCACGATGATCTCCACGCCCTCCTTCAGCCCCTTCAACTGCGGAGGATAGGGCACTCCCCCGTATATCGTCATGCTCCGGGTCTTCAGACCCGTGCTGAACTCCTGTGCCGCCCGGTGAATCTGCTCACAAAGTTCTCGCGTGGGAGCAACAATCAGGGCCCGGGCAGTACCGCCCCCCCGTTTTTCCAGATTGTGCAGGATGGGAAGCAGAAAAGCCGCTGTCTTGCCGGTACCCGTCTGGGCAAGGCCCAGAAGATCCCGACCCTCAAGGATCGCGGGAATGCCATCGGCCTGGATGGGCGTTGCTTCGACAAATCCAATGTCATTGATGGTGGCCTCTAGGGTCGGGTGAAACCCGAAGGTCTGGAAATTCAAATCGGTTCTTCCTTGCTGCGAAATCCGCATTGAGCCTGTTATTTCAAGCATTTCCTGATTTCCTTCTAAAATGGGGGAAAACTGCAGAATAGCAAGGGCATTCTGAAGGTTGTGCCTCTGAGAATGTATCTGGCCTTCTTCCTGCCCCCTCATTGACTCCCGCCCTCCGGCCCGATAGACTGCGCCCCGAAAAGGGGTGCTATGGGTAGAATCTATGTCACGGGAGCCGCCGGCTTTATCGGCACGAACCTCATGCGGGAGTTGGACAAAAGGGGCGCGGGGCCCCTGATCGCCGTCGACCAGTCCGAGCCCGGGGACAAGGCCGTCAATCTGTCTGTCCAGAACTACGAGCAGTATCTGGATCTCGACAGCTTCCGTGATCTGCTCCGACAGGGAGAACTGGCCGAAGACACCGAGGCCATCCTGCACATGGGAGCCTGCAGTTCCACGACCGAGACCGATCGGGACTACCTCCGGGACAACAACTTTCTCTATACGAAAGAACTCGCCGACGCTTGTCTGGAGAAGAACATCCGCTTCATCTACGCCTCCAGTGCCGCGACCTATGGCGACGGCTCTCTTGGCTTCTCCGATGATCTGGACCTGGTTCCGAGGCTCGAACCCCTGAACCCCTACGGCCGAAGCAAACAGGACTTCGACCTGCACGCGCTGCGGGAAGGACTCTTCGACCGCATCGTGGGTCTCAAGTACTTCAATGTCTACGGTCCCCGGGAGGATCACAAGGGCGAGATGCGCTCCGTGGTGCACAAGGCCCACGGACAGATTCTCGAGAAGGGCCGTCTCGGGCTATTCCGCTCCTACCGGCCCGAATACGGCGACGGGGAACAGAAACGGGACTTCATCTATGTGAAAGACGCGGTCGACATGACGCTCTTCTTTCTGGATCACCCGGAAATCGGGGGGCTTTTCAACTGCGGAAGCGGGAAATCAAGAAGCTGGCTGGACCTGGCTCATGCCGTCTTTGCCGCCATGGGACGCGATCCGCTGATCGACTTCATCGAGATGCCCGAGGAAATCCGCGAGCGATACCAGTACTTCACCGAGGCGGACATGGGCAAGCTCCACAGGGCCGGCTACGAGAATACCCTCTTCAGCCTGGAAGAAGGCATTCTCGATTATGTCCGGGGCTATCTCGCAAGAGACTAGGTGAAGAGCGTCGTACCGCCCGACTTCAGGTCATCCACAGCCTCCATCACGCGCAGGGCCATCGCATCCTCCGCCTTCTTCAGGTAGCTGCGCGGGTCATAGAACTTCTTATTGCCCACTTCGCCTTCAATTTTCAAAACCGCATCGTAGTTGCTGAGCATATGGTCGGCAATGGGGCGGGTGAAGGCATACTGCGTGTCGGTGTCCACATTCATCTTCACGACGCCATAGTCGATGGTCTCGTGAATCTCCTCCTGGCTCGAGCCGGAACCCCCGTGGAAAACCAGCCAGAAGCGGGCACTCTCGCCGAACTTTTCGCGCAGGGCCTCCTGGCCTTCGCGCAGAATGGAGGGACGAAGTTGCACATTGCCGGGCTTGTAGACTCCATGCACATTGCCGAAGGTGGCGGCAAAGAGAAGTTTGCCATCAGACTTTTCACCGAGACGACGCCAGACCTCCAGCATGTCCCCGGTGGTCGTGTAGAGCTTTTCGCTGGGAACATCCTCATTGCTCACGCCATCTTCTTCCCCGCCGACAACGCCGGCCTCGACCTCCAGCAGGATGTCGCTGGCAGAGCAACGATCGAGAAGTTTTTCCGAAAGATCGAGATTATCGTCCAGAGGCAGGGCCGAGCCGTCAAACATGTGGCTGCTGAAGAGATTGGGTAAACCCGCAGCTCTGCGACGCTCGGTTTCCTCGATCAGGGGATGCAGGTAGCTTTCAATCTTGTCGGCCTGACAATGGTCCGTGTGCAGGGCTACATAAATGTCGTAGTGCTCGGCCGCACGATGCACATACTCGGCCAGGGCAATCGAACCTTCTGCCTCGCTCGCAATGCCCAGGCCGGAGGCAAACTTCCCGCCACCCGTGGACACCTGGATGATGCCATCGCTTTTTTTCTCGGCAAAACCGCGCAAGACGGCGTTGGCCGTGATCATCGAGGAGATATTGATCGCCGGATAGGCAAAGCCCTTCCCGGTCGCGTTATCGAGCATTCGGCAGTAAGTCGCATAGTCAGCTACTGGCATGGTCCCTCCCGGTTACCATTCCAGAATGCCTGCCACCCTTCTGCCTGTCAAGCTCCCACGCGGAGGACCTTGGCGCCCCGCCCCTTGCCGGACTTGAGATCCCGAAGCGCCCGATTTGCATCCTCGAGCGGATACTCCGTCAACTCGGGACGGATGGTCGGGTTCTGGGCAGCAATCTCCAGAAACTCCTCCACATCGACTCGACAAACATTGGCCGCGCTCTGGATCTCCTTCTCGCGCCAGAGGTGAAGCGAGTAGTCGAGGCCAAGAAGCTCCTCCCGATCCTCCTCCTCCTTGCGAATCGCATTGATGACCAGGCGGCCGGCCGGGGAGAGGTTTTCCAGAGCTTCGCGAACCGGCTTCCAGGCCGAGGTCGTGTCGATGACCGCATCCAGAAGACGGGGAGGCGTCTCGTGATGTCACCGGTCCAGTGAGCGCCGAGTTCCAGGGCGAAGTCCCGCTGCTTCTCACTGCGAGCAAAGACATAGACTTCGGTCTCCGGGTAGAGATGTCGGATGAGCATCAGAACCATGTGAGCGGAAGAGCCGAAGCCGGATAGTCCGAGGCTCTGCCCGTTCTTCAGGCCACAGAGTTGCAGGGAGCGATAGCCGATGGCTCCCGCACAGAGCATCGGAGCCGCCTCGGCATCCGGAATCTCTTCGGGAATGGGAAAGGCATAGTCCTCATGGATCACCATGGACTCGCTGTAGCCCCCGTTGGCATCGCGGCCCGTCGCAAGAAAGCGGTCACAGAGGTTTTCATTTCCGCAAAGTCAGGCCTCGCACTCTCCGCAGGAGGAGAAGATCCAGGCAGCGCCCACCCGGTCCCCCCGGAGAAAAGCGATCCGCCTGGGCTCCGCAGACTTCCACTCTGCCCACGACCTGATGCCCGGGCACCATGGGGAGCGTCGAGGGCGGGCAACGCCCCTCGATTTCGTCGAGTTCCGTGTGGAAGACCCCGCAGACGGAGACCCGGATCCGGATCTGCCCCTCTTTGGGTTCCGGACAGGGAATGTCCGTCTCTTCCAATGCTTCCAGGGAAAGGGGCGCCGTGGCCCGAAGAATCATCGCCTTCATCCCGCCTCCTTTTGAATCAAGATAGCAGGATGGCAAAAAAAGAAAACCCCCGTCCGAAGACGGGGGTTTCCAGAATCGATCTAGCAGGTTCTAGTAGAGGCTCTTCACGAGACCCCAGTCCGTGGACTGGGCAGCCGTGGTGCACTCGGGACCGGTCATGTCGATGGTGTAAGCACCCATGTCGCCGCCGTAACCGTCGACAACAACGAAGTAGGAGTTTCCGGAGGAAACCGGAACGGGCTCACCAGAAGCAACGCTGAGCTCGGAAATCCAGCCCGGGCACAGGTCGTCGTTACAGGCGACGAGCGTGCTCGCATCGTTCTCGTAGACATAGATCTTCGTGTCATAGGCAGAGCCGACACACATGGTAATTTCAATCTCGCCATCAGCGCAGGCATCCCAAACGTAGACGACATCGGGAGAAGTGGAGCCACCGTAGGGGCAAACTTCATCGTAGTCATCCAGCGCGTTGGAAGTGTCACCCGTGTTGCTGTAGGGGAATCCGGGGATAGCCGTCGCATCAGCGAGGGTGTCTCCGCCCTGGCGATCACCAGCAGTCGGGGTTCCGGGAACGTAGCTTTCCGGCCATTTCGCATCGGCAATCGCCATGGAAGCGACGAAGAGCAGTCCGGCAAGAATCAGAATAGCATTTTTCATAGTAAATCTCCTCGAAGAGTTGCTGAGTCTTGTTGCAAATCAAAAGGGGTTAACCCATATGCTCTGAAGTTGTCCCCGAAAACGCGTGGGGAAACGGAGACAAAGCTCCAGAACTCCCGAGCTCTGCAACTGTAACACAGAGCTGCCGTGAAAGTAAAGGAGGCGTGGAAAGAAAAACAGGTTCTATCGTCTGAATATTGGGCGGGCCGCCACAAGCCCCTGAAATGACGGAGCTTGTGGCATCTCCAAAAGCTAGCGCAGGAGGAGCATACTCCGGCTCTGCCTGCCCGATTCCGATTTCAGGCGCGCCTGATAGAGCCCCGAAGACAGGCCTGTGCCGGACTCATCGCGACCATCCCAGTCGAAGTCATGGGAACCGGCGGCCAGAAGACCGGCGGCCAGAGTCCGCAATTTTCGGCCCTGAATGTCGAAAATCGAGAGTTCCACGGGTCCGGGCTCCGAAAGGGTAAAGGAAATCCGGGTCTTCGGATTGAAGGGATTTGGCCAGTTTCTGTGCAATACCGCAGAGGACGAGGGCAGGGAGGGAGAGGAGGTCGCCGACCAGGGTTCCAGGAAGAAGTGCTCGAGAATGAACTCAACATTGCTTCGCAAGGCATCATGGTTCATCCGGTAGGGACGGCCTGCGATATGAACGAAGTTTCCTCCCTCGGGACGCTCCAGGCCACCGCCAGGAGGCTGGGCATGGACACCGCTTCCCCGGTCACCACTGAAGCCCGCAGTATCACGAAAGAGAAGCGTGCTGTTCGGGCCCACCGTCGTATCATAGACATCGTTCCAGCTCTGGTTGCCCGTAAAGGGAATGTCCACGAGGCCCGGATAGTCGGCCACGCAGTTGCCAAGAGTGCTCTGCGTGTTCCGCCAGGTGATGCCCAGATAGTCCGAAAGCTCTCCCTCCAGGAAGGACTGGCTTCTGCGGGTCATCAGCAGGACATTCCCTCCCACTTCCAGATAGGAGGCGATGGGTGTTTCCATCCAGGCGGACAGATCCCCGTTGTAGTTGTTCCCCACCCAGATGACCGTCGAGTACTTGCCGATCTCGTCACCGGAAACGGCTCCGTGACCGAGAGGCTCCGGCAGGTTTGTCGGGTAGCCGGAAGAAGGTTCGTTGAAGCAGTCCCAGAAACTGATCTCATGGTCGCCCCAGAAGATGCTGTCCTCATAGGCGCTGTAGATTTGTGAGGAATAGGTATCCCAGTGCACACCATTGACGAGCAGAATCCCTTCGGCGAAGCTTGGATTGGAAACCGAGGTCTGTACCTGTCGAAGGATCCAGCGATCCGGATCCAGTTCCACGGACTCCACAGTTCCCGAGACCGCCAGCGAATAGTTCTCATTGGCCTGGCTGTTCTGAATCACATGCTCAAACACGCCTTCGCTGCTGGTAATCCTCACATCGATGGGCATGGTAAAGAGACCCGTGTTCGTCTGGATCTGCTCGACCAGGAGCTCCACATTGCCTCCGGTATCCAACCAGTTCACCCGATAGACCGGGAAGTACTCGCCGTAGATCCATTGATCAAAGAAAGCATCGAGATCCAGACCACTCACGGATTCCATGACATCGCGCAGGTCTTCCGTTGTCGCGCTGTCGAAGCCGTATTGGGACCGGTACTCGGCGAGACCTGCGAAAAAGTCCGTGTCGCCCAGCACATTCCTCAGCATGTGAACCACCCAGGAGCCCTTGTTGTAGCTGAGATTGGAGTTGAAGATATCCCAGACATTACTCGGATCCTCGACGAAG from Candidatus Krumholzibacteriia bacterium harbors:
- a CDS encoding DEAD/DEAH box helicase; protein product: MNFQTFGFHPTLEATINDIGFVEATPIQADGIPAILEGRDLLGLAQTGTGKTAAFLLPILHNLEKRGGGTARALIVAPTRELCEQIHRAAQEFSTGLKTRSMTIYGGVPYPPQLKGLKEGVEIIVATPGRLLDHIQKRNLDTSSLEVLVLDEADQMFDMGFLPDIRKILSKLPRERQNLLFSATMPPGIRGLAEEILNDPVSVEIAHSRPTNTVSHALYPVGEHQKSELLMKLLRQTDAESVLIFAKTRSGCEFLGKELQRADFSVKSLQGDLPQKKRQRVLDGFREGEFQILVATDIAARGLDISRVSHVINFDFPPTVDDYTHRIGRTGRAASTGDAFTLVTHQDAGKVRAIEEVLGEEIEVRRFEDFPYTGPNPFTRSIPAPRRPRRPGRRRL
- a CDS encoding transcriptional regulator; its protein translation is MEFDEIITSPARLAILSALIRGEPRSFTSLKRETGLADGNLHVQTRKLEKAGYLEIRKEMRGRRSHTRFSLTERGGETLKLHVRKLQSLLAMGEGVTLPVLGGARKDDSQVWS
- the fbaA gene encoding class II fructose-bisphosphate aldolase; the protein is MPVADYATYCRMLDNATGKGFAYPAINISSMITANAVLRGFAEKKSDGIIQVSTGGGKFASGLGIASEAEGSIALAEYVHRAAEHYDIYVALHTDHCQADKIESYLHPLIEETERRRAAGLPNLFSSHMFDGSALPLDDNLDLSEKLLDRCSASDILLEVEAGVVGGEEDGVSNEDVPSEKLYTTTGDMLEVWRRLGEKSDGKLLFAATFGNVHGVYKPGNVQLRPSILREGQEALREKFGESARFWLVFHGGSGSSQEEIHETIDYGVVKMNVDTDTQYAFTRPIADHMLSNYDAVLKIEGEVGNKKFYDPRSYLKKAEDAMALRVMEAVDDLKSGGTTLFT
- a CDS encoding BMC domain-containing protein gives rise to the protein MAEALGMLECRSFPAMVEAADAMVKAARVELVSYEKTGGGYTTAVIRGDVAAVKAACDAGQTAAARVGEIVAVHIIPRPHTNVDLVIPLGRQAEPAKK
- a CDS encoding M1 family aminopeptidase; its protein translation is MLSIFLRRSVLFLATLFLLSVSVFGEALSPKDEILSHRAGEAEMKARLYEGLSRAVNERTPNQDLYDAIYYGLNLDLNPTTRILTGQGTVRATVIGSSISEMDLNLAGLTVSAVTSGGVASSWTHAGDVLTVDLDRVYMNGETVEVTVDYSGNPAGDAFGWDSHAGNDMIWTLSEPYGAREWWPCKDINTDKADSIDIIVTVPNDLIVASNGLLISDVDNGSTRTFHWHSDYAIVTYLVSLAIHPYTQFSDWYTPQAGGDPMEIQHFVFPDHYSDVQTNYAKVPDMMDVFAQGFGEYPFIEEKYGHAEFNWGGGMEHQTMTSLGGWWEDVISHELGHMWWGDMITCADFGHIWLNEGFATWCEAYWKEVSEGFPVYQDYMNYAAYYGDGTIFVEDPSNVWDIFNSNLSYNKGSWVVHMLRNVLGDTDFFAGLAEYRSQYGFDSATTEDLRDVMESVSGLDLDAFFDQWIYGEYFPVYRVNWLDTGGNVELLVEQIQTNTGLFTMPIDVRITSSEGVFEHVIQNSQANENYSLAVSGTVESVELDPDRWILRQVQTSVSNPSFAEGILLVNGVHWDTYSSQIYSAYEDSIFWGDHEISFWDCFNEPSSGYPTNLPEPLGHGAVSGDEIGKYSTVIWVGNNYNGDLSAWMETPIASYLEVGGNVLLMTRRSQSFLEGELSDYLGITWRNTQSTLGNCVADYPGLVDIPFTGNQSWNDVYDTTVGPNSTLLFRDTAGFSGDRGSGVHAQPPGGGLERPEGGNFVHIAGRPYRMNHDALRSNVEFILEHFFLEPWSATSSPSLPSSSAVLHRNWPNPFNPKTRISFTLSEPGPVELSIFDIQGRKLRTLAAGLLAAGSHDFDWDGRDESGTGLSSGLYQARLKSESGRQSRSMLLLR
- a CDS encoding EutN/CcmL family microcompartment protein, with protein sequence MNLAKVLGTVVTTQKESSLEGLKFLLLGALGPDGKETGATVVAADAVGAGQGEKVLYATGSSARQTRMTENRPCDAVIMAIVDSWEIGGEDVYKKGAEG
- the rfaD gene encoding ADP-glyceromanno-heptose 6-epimerase produces the protein MGRIYVTGAAGFIGTNLMRELDKRGAGPLIAVDQSEPGDKAVNLSVQNYEQYLDLDSFRDLLRQGELAEDTEAILHMGACSSTTETDRDYLRDNNFLYTKELADACLEKNIRFIYASSAATYGDGSLGFSDDLDLVPRLEPLNPYGRSKQDFDLHALREGLFDRIVGLKYFNVYGPREDHKGEMRSVVHKAHGQILEKGRLGLFRSYRPEYGDGEQKRDFIYVKDAVDMTLFFLDHPEIGGLFNCGSGKSRSWLDLAHAVFAAMGRDPLIDFIEMPEEIRERYQYFTEADMGKLHRAGYENTLFSLEEGILDYVRGYLARD
- the deoC gene encoding deoxyribose-phosphate aldolase — its product is MPEDLANMIDHTLLRSDAREEEIRALCEEALEHKFRSVCVNPAWISLVRSQLERSTVIPCSVVGFPLGASTPEIKALEARRAIRDGAKEIDMVLNIGALKSGDEALVLRDIRAVVEACRDGSAVCKVILETALLSKDEIRTACLLSRKARAHFVKTSTGFGPGGATSEDVALMSSLVSGAGMEVKASGGIRSYSDAKRMVEAGASRIGASASVAIVEEAMDSLTEMRRSHA